The Bradyrhizobium diazoefficiens genome contains the following window.
TCCGAGGGTCAAACCGAGTGTGGTCAACAATAAGAGAAGTCTGCTATCGGCGGCTAAAAACGAAAACCATTTCATGATCTCCCCCTGCCTTCCGGAATATTTTTCACCGAATATTCGAAACGATAATTAATACTGCAAAACGAAGAGCAACTCGCCCAACCGCAAGCATGCTCATTAAACAGCACGCAGCTACGAGACATAACTTGTAGTTGTGCATCGCATAATAAGTATCGCCGCGGTCACCTGTCAACGTACATTTCAACACGGAGATGACCTCGTACTGCCATGGGATATCGTGGCGGTTCGTTGAAAAGACCGGTTGATCCGCAGATCGCTGTTCCGATCTCAGAAAACCCGAGCGTCGTCGCGATAAAAATCGTGGTGTAGCGCCGAAACCGGCTTGTTTCTTAAAATTCCAACTGACCCGATGAAAAGATATTTTTATGCAATCCGAGGTAGCAATTCGCCTTTTGCGATTCTACCGCTTACGTTGTGCGTGGCAGCTATCCAGCTCGTACCGTGATGGTAGCGTCGGCTTTCTTCAGGGGCATGGTGTGGGCGATTGGACACGATTTGAAGAGCAGGGAGATTTTGGTCGCACGAGCAAAAGAGCTGGCCCCGGAAATCTGCACAATGCGATAAGCGGAGTTTCTGCCGGATGGACGCGCGTTCGAACCGATAGCGAATTAAGTGCACTCACTCTAGCCCGCTCCCTCCGCCTTCCTCCCCCGCCCCAGCGCAAATTGCCCGACCGCGCCCTCGACGTGAAACTCCAGCCCCGTCATTTTCGCAAACTGCTCGATATTGCCGGTGCCGATCGCGCAGCCGCCGAGGCCCATATCCGTCGCCGCCAGATAGAACGTCTGGATCAGGCAGCCGACATCCTTCAGGATCAGCGAGTATGCGATCGAGCTGTATTTCCAGGAGATCCGGCCGAAGCGCGCGGCGATCGTGATCAGGATTTGCGGCGGGCCGGATGTGCCCATGGCGAACTCGGCGGCCGTCGACAGCGCCTGGAGCTGCTGGGCGGAGGCCTCGATCGCGACCAGTGCGTGGCCGCCGGCATCGTAGTGATAAAGTCCGCGTGCGAGCCCCTCGCAGTTCGAGACCGCGAGGTACAATTCCAGCTCATACGCGCTGCCAGCGGCCGGATACGGCCTCCAACTGTAGCTGACCTCCGGACCGCCGTCGAAATCTGCCTCGCTTGTCCATTCCGACAGCACGCGGGCGGTGGTGTCGAGAAACTGCGCGAGTTCGGCGAGCGTGATCGGATGCTGGTGGTCGAAATCCCGTGTTGAATGGCGCTCGCGCAATAAATTCGCGAAGGGAGATTTCAGCTCCGTCGCGGCGAGCTTGCCGAGGGCGATGGCCTTGCCGGGCCAGCGCGGGCGCACCGCGGGCAGCGGCGGAACGCCCCGCGCATGGAGGTACGCGCCGCCAACCGGATTGACGTGCCGGCCCTCCGTGCTGCGCGTGTGAAACACGAGATCGTGGAAATCCCAGAGAACGAGATTGCGATCGCCTTCGTTCACCCGACCGCCGTCGGCGTCGTTCAAACCGAGCTTGAGCAGCATAGCGGCATCGAGCAACAAGCCGAGCAGGTCGAGATTCGGGGAAGCGATTTGCTTGCGAAGACTGCTGATCTTGTGAGGCTGCGACAGGGTAGCCAGCATCGCCGCAATGGCGGGATGGCAAATCCGGAACAGCGCGCCGGCGCGCGGCGATTCCAGCACCATCTCGTTGCCGCGCCGGCGCAGATAAGCAAAGCGCGACAACACGATCGTATCGCTGCTCGATAGCTTGGCGGGTTGCGGCCAGTAGTCGGCGATCTGTGGTTCGATCACCACCAGATCTTGCGCGTCGCGGGGAGAGAACAGGCGATAGTCGAGAAGCCCGTGCCGCGCCAGTCGCTGCACCAGAGCGTGAAGCTGCTTCGCGGGCACGCTCTTGCCGGCAAGGGAAGCGAGCGGCAGGCCGGTCGCGAGATGCCCGGCCCGCGCGATCGCCGCCGCGCTGAATTGTCCGAGACTGACCGAATCATCGCTGGAGACCGCGGCAATGCTGCCGTCGGCCTGCATGTGCAGGGAGAAACGGCCGTTCAATCGCGCGGCGATGATGGGTGCACTTGTCCTCGTCGGCTTTCTTGGGGGCGCGCGCAACGAGGCCAGCCTTCAGGTGTGTGGCAGGAACGGGGTCAGTTCGCTTTCCAGCCGCGGGCGATCCAATAGCCCAAGCTTCACCGGGACATCGTAGAGCCGGCCAGGCCCGAAGCGGCGATAGAAATGTCGCAAGCCCGGAACGAGCACGCGGACGACGGGGACCTCGACGTCGGGCCGCGTCTGGTCGAGCACGAGGAAATCATATCCTGCGCGGGTGGCAATCTCGACGCAGGCATTGACCTGGTCGCGCGTGTTGTCGTGAACGCGCAGACCCGGCGCCGGCGGGAGAAGCGGATTGTCGTCGGGAATCAGGAACGGATAATCCTCCAGCCGCAGCGGCGTGATGCCGTCAAGCGACGGCTTCTCGCCGCTTCCGCCGCCCATCATGCCAATCGACATGAACTGGGTCAGCTCGGTGAGGGACCGCAGCAAGGCGATGCGGCGATCGAAATGCGAGCCGGATCCGAACTCGATATTTTCGTGTCCGTCCTGCATCCAGTGCATGATCGCAACATAGGAGGGAATGCCGAGATCGGTCGTGATGTCGAGCACCCAGAGCCGGCGCCCCGCATCGGCGAATTGGCTTTGAAGATCCCGCACATAGGAATCCTCGAATTGCGCGAGGTCGAGTTCGGCACGGCGCACGCGGTTGTACCACCAGATCGCGTAGGCATCGCGTTCGACCAGTTCGAGAAAGCCCTGAACGATGGCC
Protein-coding sequences here:
- a CDS encoding SagB family peptide dehydrogenase, producing the protein MQADGSIAAVSSDDSVSLGQFSAAAIARAGHLATGLPLASLAGKSVPAKQLHALVQRLARHGLLDYRLFSPRDAQDLVVIEPQIADYWPQPAKLSSSDTIVLSRFAYLRRRGNEMVLESPRAGALFRICHPAIAAMLATLSQPHKISSLRKQIASPNLDLLGLLLDAAMLLKLGLNDADGGRVNEGDRNLVLWDFHDLVFHTRSTEGRHVNPVGGAYLHARGVPPLPAVRPRWPGKAIALGKLAATELKSPFANLLRERHSTRDFDHQHPITLAELAQFLDTTARVLSEWTSEADFDGGPEVSYSWRPYPAAGSAYELELYLAVSNCEGLARGLYHYDAGGHALVAIEASAQQLQALSTAAEFAMGTSGPPQILITIAARFGRISWKYSSIAYSLILKDVGCLIQTFYLAATDMGLGGCAIGTGNIEQFAKMTGLEFHVEGAVGQFALGRGRKAEGAG